AGGGGGTCCCCCCGTCCTCCATGCCCAGGTGGCACCAGGAGGAGGCTGAGCCAGGCATTTCCTCCCCTAAGCCTGAGCAGGGAGCGGCCAGGTGCTGCTGGGTCTCAGAGCACAGGTTGGGAAGGGTCGGGGCACAGAGACCAGAAAAACGTGGTCTGCAGGCACAGCTTGGCTCTTGTAGTTGTCAGAGTCCCTGTGTGCAGGGGTGTGTTGTGCCAGCCAGTCAGTATTTTGGGGCACTGACTGCCCCAGTGGGGATACCACCTTGTCAGGCTGCTGGCAAGCGTCAGCTCCAGTTGCTGCCATGCTGGGGGCTGTGGCTGGGCTGGCCCCATGCTGGCACAGGGGAGCATGGGGCCCGGCATCGACTGCTGCGTTGCTCTCTGCAGGTCTTCAGCCAGATTCGGAACGAGCACTTCTCCAGCGTGTTTGGCTTCCTGAGCCAGAAGTCGCGTAACCTGCAGGCACAGTATGACGTGAGTATCGCCCCAGTGTGTGGGACACCCACGGTGCCATCCCTCCGCATCCAGGTCACCTCCCCAGGTGCTCTTTCTTCCACAGCGGCGCCGTGGCATGGACATCAAGCAGATGAAGAACTTTGTCTCTCAGGAACTGAAGGGACTAAAGCAAGAGCATCGCCTGCTGAGCCTGCGtaggagctggggctgggatggcagggagggagaggccCTCGGCTGCTGCAGCGGGTGCCTGGGCTCCTGGGGAAAGGGGCAGGGGCTGAAGGGCCCTGCTAGTCCCCAGGAGGGGCAGATGATCTGAGCAGTGGGCAGGATTACAGAGGCCATTAGTATGTGCAAGAGTCTGTAGTGGGGCTGGGGCGGGCAGGACAAGCAATATGCAGAGCTTGTTATGCCTCCAAAGTGGCCCTCTCTCTTGGCTGTGCAGATATTGGTGCCTGCGAGTCCATCATGAAAAAGAAGACCAAGCAGGACTTCCAGGAGATGATCAAGGCTGAACATTGTGAGTACTCTTCTCTGTCCCGCATCTGTTGCTGCTCCTATCCCAatcctcccttccctgccctccacTCCGACCCAgttgccccagccctgggcagcctcacACCTGGGTGCCCCCTGCGTGACCACAGTCCTTCCAGACCGTTTGCATTGGCGTGGGTCTTGAGGTCCTAGATAGGGTCAAGCCACATCCTCAGAGGGCTGGCGTGTGGTGGGGTAGGAGGCCCAGCATCTCAAGCCTGCCCCATTCCctggggctcagggagggaggCTGAGCCCATACTCCAGCTCGGTTAGCTGGTGAGAGCGCTGGGGGTGGGTGAAGTGATGCTGCCTCTTCCCCGCCATAGCTCTGCTGGAGGGCTTCGACATCCGTGAGAGCACCAGCTTCATAGAGGAGCACATTGACCGGCAGGTGAGACCACACTGAGCCGGAAGGATGGGCTGCTCTGGCCgccccatcccactgcgtggacgtgggggctgcaggcagctcacCGCCTGCTCCCACACAGGTGTCCCCCATCGAGAGCCTGCGCCTGATGTGCCTCCTGTCCATCACAGAGAACGGTGAGGTGTTTGGCCGcactgggcagggaggggcGGCACCAGGGCCCTCCAGCCTTGGCGCAGAGCTCACCCTGGTGCTCCCCACAGGTCTCATCCCCAAAGACTACCGCTCCCTGAAAACCCAGTACCTGCAGGTGAGGGACTGGGGGCTCACCGCAGAGCAAGTGTTGTGTTGGACAGGGCTTCCccttcctgcctgctgcttgctGCAAGGCACTGGGCAGCAGCACTATCCAGGGGTGCTCAGGCTGTCTCTGCTGGATGGCCCTTGCCTCCATGGGCTCTGCATGAGCcctgagctctgcctgcccctgccctttGCCTGCGGGGTTGCTCTAAGCAGAATCCCCCATGGAGGTGGCACCCTGCCACCTTCCCATGCTTGCAGCTGGGGCTCCGTGCTGATCCAGCTGCCCCCTTCCCCAGAGCTACGGACCTGAGCACTTGCTGACCTTCCACAACCTCAAGCGCATCGGGCTGCTCACCGAGCAGTCAGCTGGAGAGACTCTGACTGCTGTGGAGAGCAAAGTCAGCAAGCTGGTGACGGACCGTGCTGCAGGTGAGAGCCTGCCCTTTGTCCCATGAGTCCCTTGGGAGCCTGGGCTGTAAGGAGCCCTGGAGTtgggagctgctgcttcagagcTGGCTGGAAGCATGTGGCAAACGTGGACACTGCAGGCACAGAGCACGTCCCCAGAGATGGtgctgcctctgcccacgggcCACAGGGCTGGCAGGCACTGCTGCCAGTTCTCTTCTAGAGCCAGGAGCTCTGCACAtccctctgcccagcctgtggCTGTGATTGATCCAGAGACTCCAGGCCTCTCCTTCAAGGCCGTTTCTCCTTATCTTGTTTTCCAGGAAAGATCACTGATGCGTTTAATTCTTTGGCCAGGAAGAGCAATTTTCGAGCCATAAGCAAGAAGCTGGGGTTGGTATGTCCTTGCAGGGCTGCTGGCCTGCCGCTCTGCCCATGTGCCCACTGGTGCCAGAAGACCTCTGGTCAGTCTGTGCCCATGCCTGCCTCTCCAGGCTCAGCATCCCCAGGGACATGCACTGCATGGGGCCAGAGCTGCGGCCGCTGCTCCAGGCAGTGGAGGAGCTTCTCCCCTAGACAGGAGGTCACTGCGGGCTTCCCAGTCTGCCCTGACTCTGGGCCCCACCGGCTTGGTGAAGGGCCGTGTGCTCCGGctgtgcaggggctggggctcaCCTCGCTGCCTGCAAATGCTctggcccagctccagcagcagcgcTGGCTTTGTGCAGCTGCCTGCCACTGGAGGGGGGGCAGCTCTATGGCCGTGGTCCTAGGAGGGGGTGGAGAGGTGACATTTCTGTCCCTGGCCCTCCAATGCTCAGCCTGCCCAGGCCATGTGTTTGCTGGCCCTGGCCCGAAGGTAGcggggcaggaggtgggggcagAGGCTTGCTCTGAGCGTCTGTCCCTCCTCACCCGCCTGCACCTCTAAGGGGGTTGGTGAAGCCCCGAGCAGGCTGGTCCTGTACCCTGAGTATTGCACATCTCTGCAGATCCCCCGGGTGGATGGAGAGTACGACTTGAAGATGCCTCGGGACATGGCTTACGTTTTCAGTGGGGCCTACGTCCCCCTGAGCTGCAAGATCATTGAGCAGGTGAGCCCacctgctgctggggagcacTGCGTGCATCTCCTCTGAGCCCTGACCTCCTCCTGGGGGGTCTGGTGGGGGTCCttctgcccggggctggggctggcagtgcTCAGCTGCTGGTCGGTGCTTCCCTCCGCTGAGCCGTGCccagcacctgcagcccagccccactGGGCCTGAGCCTGACCCCCTGCCCCGTCCCCCAGGTGCTGGAGCGCCGGGGCTGGCTGGGCCTGGAGGAGGTTGTGCGGCTGCTCAACGGCAACGAGTTTTCAGTCTCAGGTAGCACCAGCACTGGGCTGAGGGTGGGtgggcctggggctggtggggccGACAGCGTTCTGCCTCATCCAGACAGCGCCGTGGAGGACAACCCCGCCTGGGATTCCCAGCGCGTCATCCTTGCCGTCTTCCTGGGGGGCTGCACCTTCTCAGAAATTGCCGCTCTTCGGtttctggggaaggagagaggtaGGAGCTGcagcggggcgcgggggggagAGGGCAAAAGCTCGGGGCACCCAGCAATCACGGCATAAAGCCGAGCAGCGGCCATGCTTGGCATTGGTGGTGGCTAGAGCCAGCGGGGAAGGGGGTGGCGAGATCCATGGGCCCTCCTGGCGAACTCTCCCATGCCCGCTCTGCCCCACGGCACggccggggctggcagggcactAGCGGGGCCTCTCCCCCCCCAGGGTGCAAGTTCATCTTCCTGACCACGGCCATCACCAACAGCGCCCGTATGATGGAGGCCATGATCGAGGCCAAGGCGTGAGGcccggccggggctggggggggggggggctctgccgcCCTCCGTGCCCCCCTTGTCAATAAACATCTCTCCTGGCACAGCTCCGGCTCGGCCTGGCGctgggggcgggcgggggcccGGCGGAGGCCCCTGTGTGGTGGGGGCCGGGGGCGAgaccggggcggggcggggggagggtgGAACTGCGAGGGCGGTGCAGCGCATGCGCAGTGGCGGTCGGGCACCGCCCCGGGTGGGGGCGTCCGCGCGAGGTCACGTGGTTTGCTGTCAAATCCTGAGGGCGCGCGCCCAGCGCCTTGCGAGGGAGTGCCGTTACCCGTGACACAGCGGCGCCGCTCTCGCTTGTGATTGGCTAGAAGCCCTGAAGGCTTTTCGCTGCTATTGGCTGGCGGCCGGCTTGGGGCGGTACCGGTCGCGAGAGCGGCGGGTAGGAAGAGAAGGCTGACGGAGAGGGCGTGGCCCGAGTGGCGGTTGTGGGCGGGGCGTGTGGTGATGCGGTCGCCCGCGGCAGCCAATGAGCGCGTCCGGGAGGCGAGTTTGAATCCGCGGAGCGAGCGGTGGATGCAGAGCGGAGTGGTCGCCATGAGGAAGAGGTGCGGGACGGGGACAGGGGGCTGGGGcggcagggacagggacagggacgcGGGCGGCGGGGACCGGGGCAGGGGGACGGGCGGCCGGGGACACGGGAccgggagggcgggcgggcggctggctggctgctgaTGTCTGGCGGACCCCGGTGCCCTCAGTGAGGTGCTGGCGGCCGAGGCCGTGTCGTGCCTGAACCGAGCCATGGCGGCGCTGCGGGACATATGGGAGGAGATCGGCATCCCCGAGGAGCAGCGCCTGGAGCGTACCGAGGTTGTCAAGAAGCACATCAAGGTGAGCGCTGAGGGTGGGGATCCCCGGCGGCCGGGACAGGGCTGTCCCCGGGCCCGCTGTTGAGTCTCACGCTCGCTGTTTGGCCTGCGGCTGCAGcgagagcccccccccccgacctgGCCTGGGGCCAGGGCAGCTTGGCAGCAGCTCGCCCAGAGGGGCTCTGTCGGGGCCCTCCGAACCAGGCTGCGAGTACAGGGCCAGCCAGGTCTAGCAGAAGCACCCGGAGGTCCCTGCTTGGGTTGGGGGCACCCGGGGATGTCGCTGTGCCTCTGCCCTTGCCCTGTGTGGCCTGGTCCTGCTGGGCACCCCGTGCTGCCTGCCCTTCTGCTGGCCCTTTCTTTGCTGACCCCTAGCAGCAGTTCTCTAGCTGTGGTCCCAGTGGCTTGCCCTGTCTCCCATCATGCTCCCTTCTCACTCTCCATCCCCGGGACTCGCTTCTCTAACCGTGCTTGTGCCACAGAGTCTCCTGGACATGATGGTTGCAGAGGAGGAGAGCCTGAAGGAGCGCCTCTTGAAGAGCATTGCTCTGTGTCGGAAGGAGCTTGACACCCTCTGCAGGGAGCTCCAGCTGGACCCCTTTGAGGTAAGGTATTGTTTTTTGCTCCTGGGatcctgctggcaacactcttCTGCTGCCTGGCCTCTGCCCCAGTGCCTCAGTGAGGCTGGAGCTTGCAAGGCAAGCATCTGTTCAAAACCACTTTTCCTGACATTTGGTAGAGCCAAAGGCTTTGTGGCTTCTCACAGGTTGGGCGCTGAGCGATGGTTGTGAGGAGGCCAGGTGTCTTGCAGCATCTCACTTTgagcactgctgctgtgtttgcacCTTCCTGGGGAACATCTTGCTTGGAACAAGGGCTTGTGTCCCAGGTCTTTGTTTAAGAAGCCTAAATATATGAGTCAGGTCTACAAGAGCTGTGGAGAAAAGCACTGATTTCTGTACTCTTCtaggcagaggaagaaagtaCTATTCTGCAGATGGAGAAGAATTTGCGCACCCGTGTGGAAGTGATGTTAAAGCAGAAAAGGGACAGGAAGCAGGAGCTCAAAACCCTGCAAGAACAAGATCGAGACTTGTGTGACATCCTCTGCACAACCCCGTTCTGCATTGACAGTACTGCCGTGCCCAGCCTGGAGGACCTGGATCGTTACAGGCGCCACTTGGCCTCCCTGACCGCTGAGAAGGTAAGCAGAGAGGGGGTGAGGATCTCGCCGAGGGTGGCACGCAAGGTGCTCACTGGTTTCTAATGCTGCTCATCACCTCCAGGAGCAAAGGCGAGAAGAGTTTGTCAGCAGCAAGCGGCAAATCATCCTCCTTATGGAGGAGCTGGACCACACTCCAGACACAAGCTTTGAGCGGGATGTGGTGTGCGAGGACGAGGAAGCCTTCTGTTTGTCCATGGACAACATTGCTGCCCTCCAGAATCTGCTGCAGCAGGTATGTTGGCACACTGAGGCAGTGTTGCTTGCTGTGGAGGCTGTCAATGGGTCCTGGCAGCAGTTGGCATCGCAATGTAAAGAGCAACGGCTCGGTTTTCAGCAAGACTGTGTGTTAGAACATCCTTTTGGGAGCTTTTGCAAGATCTTGGAAGATGAGCGAGTGGCTTTGCTAGGTGCAGTAGAGCAAATGGCGTACTCCTGCCCCTTGGGCTACGCTGTGCTGGTGCTGAGCCTGTGCTTTACCTTCTGTAGCTGGAAGCCCGGCGATCCCTGAATGAAGCTGTGTGCACAGAGCTGCGCTCCAGAATCGTTGCACTTTGGGAAAGGCTGCAGGTTCCTGTGGAGGAGAGAGAGTCTTCTGCAGTACACATGACTGGGTCCAGagccaaaaccaggaaagcTGTAAGGACCCTCCTGTGCCCTTGgagggggagggctggggagcagcaacTCTGGGTTTCACGCTCCTGTTTGGTCAGCTAGAATGGAGGAGCTGCTTCTAGCAGTCGGGTGCGAGGTGAGCAGGCCAAATCCTGCCCTCGCAGGTAGAGGAGCTGGGAGTTGGTGCTGGTGACTGCCTATCTTAGAAAGTAGCTTAGGCAGAATATAAATCCTGttctgctccttttcttctcatGCTGTCTTCTCTGAGTCTGTGCTCTGATCTTGTTGACAGCTGCAGTTGGAAGTGGACCGTCTGGAGGAGCTGAAGCTGCAGAACATGAAATCCGTGATTCAGGCAATCCGGGCAGAGCTGGCTGACTACTGGGACAAATGCTTCTACAgtcaggagcagagggaaggcTTCAGCCCCTATTACGATGGTGGGTGTTGGCTCTTCCTGCTCATTGACTCCCCTGTGGGAGCTgcaagctgcctgctggcaggCCAGCTGCTGAGAAAGACTGCCCTCAGCTCACAGGGGTGTGGGGATCCCGGGTGCCTCCTGAGCGTGCTGTTGTATCCTCTCCAGAGGACTATACAGAGACCCTGCTTGAGCTCCACGATGCTGAGGTGGGGAAGATGAAGAGCTACTATGAAACACACAAAGATCTGTTTGAGGCTGTCCAGAAGTGGGAGGAGAACTGGAAGCTGTTCCTGGAGCTGGAGGTATTGTCTGGGCAGGAACGTGCTCCTCTTGGCTCAGTGCTAGGTCACCGAGCAGTGCGTGCCTCTGCTGCCATGTGCAAAGTGCTCTTGGGAAAGACCAGGGAGGCACTAGGAAACCACAGTGGGTCAGTGAGGGGATGGGGTGCTGTATGTAGAGCACTGATATGGTTTGTGATGGGGGGCTGTGCAGCAGGCACGGCTTCCTCCAAGGCCTTTATTCTGTGGGGTGTATCTTGGGCTGTGAGACTGGGTAGTGTGTTTGGTTCTCTCCTGACCTCCCTTCTGTACTAGAGGAAAGCAACTGACCCCAGTCGCTTTGCCAACCGTGGGGGGAATCTGctgaaagaagagaagcagcGTGCAAAGCTGCAGAAGACACTTTCAAAGGTAGGTTCAGCCCTGGAGAAGAAACTGTAGTCCCAGATAGCACTGACTGAGGAAAAGCACAGCACTTAGAGCCAGCAAGGGATATCTCTGGGTGTGGAGATGCCCACGTTCAGGAGGGCAGCCTCTCTACACTGCCGTTGTGTGCTGatcagctgcaggaggagctggagagcaGGGTCCAGGCCTGGAAGCAGGAGCATGAGGGGAGCTTCCTGGTGAAGGGGCAGCAGTTCATGGAGTACGTGATGGAGCAGTGGCAGCTATACCgcctggagaaagagaaggagaagcaggagcGGGTGAGTGCGAAGCTAAGTGTGCTGCCTCCTGACCTGGAGGAGCCTC
This region of Buteo buteo chromosome 13, bButBut1.hap1.1, whole genome shotgun sequence genomic DNA includes:
- the VPS33B gene encoding vacuolar protein sorting-associated protein 33B isoform X3, translated to MAFAGRRDVPEPPDFGILKRLARDQLIYLLEQLPGKKDLFIEADLMSPLDRIANVSILKQHEVDKLYKVESRPVISASDQFCFLVRPRIKTMRYIADIVNADKMSGRSRKYKIIFSPQKFYACEMVLEEEGVFGDVTCDEWSFYLLPLDEDIISMELPEFFRDYFLEGDHRWINSVARALQLLNSLYGPFGKAYGIGRCAKMSYELWRDLEEESEADGQGRKPEIGNVFLMDRVALVADTDYVTALCSQVVYEGLVDDTFRIKCGSVDFGPDVTSSDKSIKVLLNAQDKVFSQIRNEHFSSVFGFLSQKSRNLQAQYDRRRGMDIKQMKNFVSQELKGLKQEHRLLSLHIGACESIMKKKTKQDFQEMIKAEHSLLEGFDIRESTSFIEEHIDRQVSPIESLRLMCLLSITENGLIPKDYRSLKTQYLQSYGPEHLLTFHNLKRIGLLTEQSAGETLTAVESKVSKLVTDRAAGKITDAFNSLARKSNFRAISKKLGLIPRVDGEYDLKMPRDMAYVFSGAYVPLSCKIIEQVLERRGWLGLEEVVRLLNGNEFSTAPWRTTPPGIPSASSLPSSWGAAPSQKLPLFGFWGRREGASSSS
- the VPS33B gene encoding vacuolar protein sorting-associated protein 33B isoform X2, coding for MAFAGRRDVPEPPDFGILKRLARDQLIYLLEQLPGKKDLFIEADLMSPLDRIANVSILKQHEVDKLYKVESRPVISASDQFCFLVRPRIKTMRYIADIVNADKMSGRSRKYKIIFSPQKFYACEMVLEEEGVFGDVTCDEWSFYLLPLDEDIISMELPEFFRDYFLEGDHRWINSVARALQLLNSLYGPFGKAYGIGRCAKMSYELWRDLEEESEADGQGRKPEIGNVFLMDRVALVADTDYVTALCSQVVYEGLVDDTFRIKCGSVDFGPDVTSSDKSIKVLLNAQDKVFSQIRNEHFSSVFGFLSQKSRNLQAQYDRRRGMDIKQMKNFVSQELKGLKQEHRLLSLHIGACESIMKKKTKQDFQEMIKAEHSLLEGFDIRESTSFIEEHIDRQVSPIESLRLMCLLSITENGLIPKDYRSLKTQYLQSYGPEHLLTFHNLKRIGLLTEQSAGETLTAVESKVSKLVTDRAAGKITDAFNSLARKSNFRAISKKLGLIPRVDGEYDLKMPRDMAYVFSGAYVPLSCKIIEQVLERRGWLGLEEVVRLLNGNEFSVSDSAVEDNPAWDSQRVILAVFLGGCTFSEIAALRFLGKERGCKFIFLTTAITNSARMMEAMIEAKA
- the VPS33B gene encoding vacuolar protein sorting-associated protein 33B isoform X4 codes for the protein MAFAGRRDVPEPPDFGILKRLARDQLIYLLEQLPGKKDLFIEADLMSPLDRIANVSILKQHEVDKLYKVESRPVISASDQFCFLVRPRIKTMRYIADIVNADKMSGRSRKYKIIFSPQKFYACEMVLEEEGVFGDVTCDEWSFYLLPLDEDIISMELPEFFRDYFLEGDHRWINSVARALQLLNSLYGPFGKAYGIGRCAKMSYELWRDLEEESEADGQGRKPEIGNVFLMDRDTDYVTALCSQVVYEGLVDDTFRIKCGSVDFGPDVTSSDKSIKVLLNAQDKVFSQIRNEHFSSVFGFLSQKSRNLQAQYDRRRGMDIKQMKNFVSQELKGLKQEHRLLSLHIGACESIMKKKTKQDFQEMIKAEHSLLEGFDIRESTSFIEEHIDRQVSPIESLRLMCLLSITENGLIPKDYRSLKTQYLQSYGPEHLLTFHNLKRIGLLTEQSAGETLTAVESKVSKLVTDRAAGKITDAFNSLARKSNFRAISKKLGLIPRVDGEYDLKMPRDMAYVFSGAYVPLSCKIIEQVLERRGWLGLEEVVRLLNGNEFSVSDSAVEDNPAWDSQRVILAVFLGGCTFSEIAALRFLGKERGCKFIFLTTAITNSARMMEAMIEAKA
- the VPS33B gene encoding vacuolar protein sorting-associated protein 33B isoform X1, producing the protein MAFAGRRDVPEPPDFGILKRLARDQLIYLLEQLPGKKDLFIEADLMSPLDRIANVSILKQHEVDKLYKVESRPVISASDQFCFLVRPRIKTMRYIADIVNADKMSGRSRKYKIIFSPQKFYACEMVLEEEGVFGDVTCDEWSFYLLPLDEDIISMELPEFFRDYFLEGDHRWINSVARALQLLNSLYGPFGKAYGIGRCAKMSYELWRDLEEESEADGQGRKPEIGNVFLMDRDTDYVTALCSQVVYEGLVDDTFRIKCGSVDFGPDVTSSDKSIKVLLNAQDKVFSQIRNEHFSSVFGFLSQKSRNLQAQYDRRRGMDIKQMKNFVSQELKGLKQEHRLLSLHIGACESIMKKKTKQDFQEMIKAEHSLLEGFDIRESTSFIEEHIDRQVSPIESLRLMCLLSITENGLIPKDYRSLKTQYLQSYGPEHLLTFHNLKRIGLLTEQSAGETLTAVESKVSKLVTDRAAGKITDAFNSLARKSNFRAISKKLGLIPRVDGEYDLKMPRDMAYVFSGAYVPLSCKIIEQVLERRGWLGLEEVVRLLNGNEFSVSGSTSTGLRVGGPGAGGADSVLPHPDSAVEDNPAWDSQRVILAVFLGGCTFSEIAALRFLGKERGCKFIFLTTAITNSARMMEAMIEAKA
- the PRC1 gene encoding protein regulator of cytokinesis 1 isoform X1 — its product is MRSPAAANERVREASLNPRSERWMQSGVVAMRKSEVLAAEAVSCLNRAMAALRDIWEEIGIPEEQRLERTEVVKKHIKSLLDMMVAEEESLKERLLKSIALCRKELDTLCRELQLDPFEAEEESTILQMEKNLRTRVEVMLKQKRDRKQELKTLQEQDRDLCDILCTTPFCIDSTAVPSLEDLDRYRRHLASLTAEKEQRREEFVSSKRQIILLMEELDHTPDTSFERDVVCEDEEAFCLSMDNIAALQNLLQQLEARRSLNEAVCTELRSRIVALWERLQVPVEERESSAVHMTGSRAKTRKALQLEVDRLEELKLQNMKSVIQAIRAELADYWDKCFYSQEQREGFSPYYDEDYTETLLELHDAEVGKMKSYYETHKDLFEAVQKWEENWKLFLELERKATDPSRFANRGGNLLKEEKQRAKLQKTLSKLQEELESRVQAWKQEHEGSFLVKGQQFMEYVMEQWQLYRLEKEKEKQERHLKKSRQIEAEMMYGSTPRTPIKRRVLGPHTPGKVRKLNGTSISSATPNSTVRSAFGGTIYHSPTSRLPPSGGKFGQARTPIRAVAKPPRPGYRERNKENVSQLNGTTLSGGCTPTAPAQRNHSVNSVASTYSEFARELSKASRSDSTSRILNSTTTNAFC
- the PRC1 gene encoding protein regulator of cytokinesis 1 isoform X3 produces the protein MRSPAAANERVREASLNPRSERWMQSGVVAMRKSEVLAAEAVSCLNRAMAALRDIWEEIGIPEEQRLERTEVVKKHIKSLLDMMVAEEESLKERLLKSIALCRKELDTLCRELQLDPFEAEEESTILQMEKNLRTRVEVMLKQKRDRKQELKTLQEQDRDLCDILCTTPFCIDSTAVPSLEDLDRYRRHLASLTAEKEQRREEFVSSKRQIILLMEELDHTPDTSFERDVVCEDEEAFCLSMDNIAALQNLLQQLEARRSLNEAVCTELRSRIVALWERLQVPVEERESSAVHMTGSRAKTRKALQLEVDRLEELKLQNMKSVIQAIRAELADYWDKCFYSQEQREGFSPYYDEDYTETLLELHDAEVGKMKSYYETHKDLFEAVQKWEENWKLFLELERKATDPSRFANRGGNLLKEEKQRAKLQKTLSKLQEELESRVQAWKQEHEGSFLVKGQQFMEYVMEQWQLYRLEKEKEKQERHLKKSRQIEAEMMYGSTPRTPIKRRVLGPHTPGKVRKLNGTSISSATPNSTVRSAFGGTIYHSPTSRLPPSGGKFGQARTPIRAVAKPPRPGYRERNKENVSQLNGTTLSARTFKGFQV
- the PRC1 gene encoding protein regulator of cytokinesis 1 isoform X2 — encoded protein: MRSPAAANERVREASLNPRSERWMQSGVVAMRKSEVLAAEAVSCLNRAMAALRDIWEEIGIPEEQRLERTEVVKKHIKSLLDMMVAEEESLKERLLKSIALCRKELDTLCRELQLDPFEAEEESTILQMEKNLRTRVEVMLKQKRDRKQELKTLQEQDRDLCDILCTTPFCIDSTAVPSLEDLDRYRRHLASLTAEKEQRREEFVSSKRQIILLMEELDHTPDTSFERDVVCEDEEAFCLSMDNIAALQNLLQQLEARRSLNEAVCTELRSRIVALWERLQVPVEERESSAVHMTGSRAKTRKALQLEVDRLEELKLQNMKSVIQAIRAELADYWDKCFYSQEQREGFSPYYDEDYTETLLELHDAEVGKMKSYYETHKDLFEAVQKWEENWKLFLELERKATDPSRFANRGGNLLKEEKQRAKLQKTLSKLQEELESRVQAWKQEHEGSFLVKGQQFMEYVMEQWQLYRLEKEKEKQERHLKKSRQIEAEMMYGSTPRTPIKRRVLGPHTPGKLNGTSISSATPNSTVRSAFGGTIYHSPTSRLPPSGGKFGQARTPIRAVAKPPRPGYRERNKENVSQLNGTTLSGGCTPTAPAQRNHSVNSVASTYSEFARELSKASRSDSTSRILNSTTTNAFC